One Candidatus Hydrogenedentota bacterium genomic region harbors:
- the truA gene encoding tRNA pseudouridine(38-40) synthase TruA, giving the protein MSAEEPEIADSSHVMTKAVVRYVGTGFAGWQVQPRQRTVQGALEEALRTISGQPVRVTGAGRTDSGVHALGQVCSFVWRANADLDQLRRSLSCMLAPEIRVLSIEPAPREFHARKSAAGKRYSYSLYLGPEADPFTAAYAWRVSPKLNLDRLASLCPLIEGEHDFAGFQSSGASEKLSTVRTLHSVRLAPGGVFSPLDARDLWRVEFHGNGFLYKMIRNIVGTFTEIARGALSESRIEERLSSPGPYRGLTAPAHGLTLIEVLYDPPAPAAS; this is encoded by the coding sequence CGATTCTAGCCATGTTATGACGAAGGCCGTAGTTCGGTATGTCGGAACCGGGTTTGCCGGATGGCAGGTCCAACCCAGACAGCGAACGGTGCAAGGTGCCTTGGAAGAAGCCCTTAGAACCATTTCGGGCCAGCCAGTCCGGGTTACAGGGGCAGGCAGGACCGATTCCGGGGTTCATGCGTTGGGCCAGGTCTGTTCGTTTGTGTGGCGCGCCAACGCCGATTTGGACCAGTTGCGGCGCTCTCTCTCCTGTATGCTGGCCCCGGAGATACGCGTGCTGAGCATTGAACCGGCCCCCCGGGAGTTTCACGCCCGCAAGTCTGCTGCCGGCAAACGCTACTCTTACTCGCTTTACCTGGGACCGGAGGCCGACCCCTTTACGGCCGCTTACGCGTGGCGCGTATCGCCCAAGCTGAACCTGGACCGGCTAGCCTCACTCTGCCCGCTCATCGAGGGCGAACACGATTTTGCTGGCTTTCAAAGCAGTGGAGCATCGGAGAAGCTTTCTACCGTGCGGACACTGCATTCCGTGCGACTGGCGCCAGGCGGCGTCTTTTCGCCATTGGATGCGCGCGACCTGTGGCGCGTGGAGTTCCACGGCAACGGCTTTCTGTACAAGATGATTCGGAACATCGTAGGAACGTTTACGGAAATCGCTCGAGGAGCCCTGTCCGAATCGCGTATTGAAGAACGACTATCGTCCCCCGGCCCCTATCGCGGGCTTACGGCCCCGGCGCACGGCCTCACCCTTATTGAAGTGCTGTATGACCCCCCGGCGCCAGCCGCGTCCTGA